In the genome of Quercus lobata isolate SW786 unplaced genomic scaffold, ValleyOak3.0 Primary Assembly Scq3eQI_92, whole genome shotgun sequence, one region contains:
- the LOC115973249 gene encoding TMV resistance protein N-like gives MASSSSSFPSSSISSTSKWTYDVFLSFSGEDTRNTATDFIYYALVEKGINTFKDDQKLEKGKTIKPELLRAIKESKFAIVILSENYAFSTWCLDELVEIIDCETKKEITVFPIFYNVDPSDVRKQIGTFSLVKHEKHFKEKVETWKAALSHVADLAGYHVKNSPLSTAIKSIAGLISRKLCREFSEVTEGLIGIESSLLELESYLAFWLKNEVRFIGIWAMGGMGKTTLAEVAYKMYSKEFELARKRDWFGRGSRIIITTRDKHLLETHLIDQMYEVKALKNEDALHLFCSKAFKNKLVPDEYLKLSKGFLNYVAGHPLALIVLGSFLYKRSAVEWENEFEKLKEQPKLDVIRVLKISYDGLERQDQEIFKDTACFLNHEKEDYVVQILKNHLGRYLGLSNLIDKSLLKISENNELWMHDLVENMGRDIVRQESLEPGERSRLWLYKDIDHVLKNNTGTKNVQAMDIKGAKDTSIYHEEKDACWRPQGLAPSGIDCISMTELYLRGNDFISLPESISQFSRLTHLYLDGCKDLQSIPNIPSKVEFICLDNCTSLGRLPGSPNHFHWSSYRSFTVQCFNCFELANNIQNLSNTFQGQSSQQVPKGYIIPGREIPKWFEKANISDTLVASRCYSSVGPTIIKKVKIQLPGSGSGSGCDEWWGIVLCIVFKPTEERNHDYQLDYLFEVDECLMTYYAFGLGDPTFFIKITAEYGGEWSRTYYMSEYVKVESHHLWLHSLSKECLLPTEIDNKRFHEVELEIETGRMEVEKIGLRVV, from the exons ATGGCTTCAAGTTCATCATCTTTCCCAAGTTCTTCTATTTCTTCTACTAGCAAATGGACGTATGATGTTTTCCTGAGTTTCAGTGGTGAGGACACTCGCAATACTGCTACGGACTTTATATATTATGCATTAGTAGAGAAGGGCATTAACACTTTTAAGGACGATCAAaaacttgagaaaggaaaaactattAAACCAGAACTCCTTAGAGCGATCAAAGAATCCAAATTTGCCATAGTCATTCTCTcagaaaattatgcattttccaCTTGGTGCTTAGATGAACTTGTAGAGATCATTGACTGCGAgacaaaaaaggaaataacaGTTTTCCCTATTTTTTACAATGTGGATCCATCTGATGTGCGAAAACAAATAGGAACTTTTTCACTTgttaaacatgaaaaacattTCAAGGAGAAGGTGGAAACATGGAAAGCTGCTTTGAGTCATGTGGCCGATCTTGCCGGATATCATGTAAAGAAtag TCCTCTCTCTACAGCTATCAAAAGCATTGCGGGACTAATATCACGAAAATTGTGTCGTGAATTCTCAGAAGTTACTGAGGGCTTGATTGGAATAGAGTCTTCATTGTTGGAATTGGAgtcatatttagctttttggTTAAAGAATGAAGTTCGCTTTATAGGGATTTGGGCGATGGGGGGAATGGGGAAGACAACCCTCGCCGAAGTTGCCTATAAGATGTATTCTAAAGAATTTGAA TTAGCTAGGAAGCGTGATTGGTTTGGTCGGGGTAGTAGAATTATCATAACAACAAGAGATAAGCACTTGTTAGAGACACATTTAATAGATCAAATGTATGAAGTTAAAGCATTGAAAAATGAAGATGCTCTTCATCTTTTTTGTTCAAAAGCTTTTAAAAACAAACTTGTCCCAGATGAATATTTAAAACTGTCCAAAGGTTTTTTGAATTATGTTGCCGGTCATCCTTTAGCTCTTATAGTTTTGGGTTCATTTTTGTATAAAAGAAGTGCTGTTGAATGGGAAAATGAGTTTGAGAAGCTCAAAGAACAACCCAAGCTAGATGTTATCCGAGTactaaaaataagttatgatgGACTTGAAAGGCAAGATCAAGAAATATTCAAAGATACTGCATGCTTCCTTAATCACGAGAAGGAAGATTATGTAgtacaaatactaaaaaatcaTCTTGGCCGCTATCTTGGATTATCCAATCTCATTGACAAATCTCTCTTGAAAATTTCTGAAAATAATGAATTGTGGATGCATGATTTAGTAGAAAATATGGGTAGGGACATAGTTCGTCAAGAGTCCCTTGAGCCTGGGGAGCGCAGTAGACTGTGGCTTTATAAGGATATTGATCATGTGTTGAAAAACAATACG gGAACAAAAAACGTTCAAGCCATGGATATAAAGGGAGCCAAGGATACAAGTATTTATCATGAAGAAAAAGACGCATGTTGGAGGCCACAAGGGTTAGCTCCATCTGGTATTGACTGCATCTCTATGACGGAGTTATATCTAAGGGGAAATGATTTCATTTCCCTTCCTGAAAGCATCTCCCAATTCTCTAGGCTAACACATCTTTACTTGGATGGTTGCAAAGACCTCCAATCAATACCAAATATTCCATCCAAAGTTGAATTTATATGCCTAGACAATTGTACCTCACTGGGGAGATTGCCAGGATCACCAAATCATTTCCACTGGTCATCTTATAGGAGTTTCACTGTCCAGTGTTTCAACTGCTTCGAATTGGCTAACAATATTCAAAACTTAAGTAACACGTTTcag GGACAAAGTAGTCAACAAGTTCCAAAAGGTTATATTATTCCTGGAAGGGAAATTCCGAAGTGGTTTGAAAAAGCAAACATATCTGATACTTTAGTGGCCTCTCGTTGTTATTCATCTGTGGGACccactataataaaaaaagtgaagatACAATTGCCTGGGTCTGGGTCAGGGTCAGGGTGTGATGAGTGGTGGGGAATTGTTTTGTGCATTGTTTTTAAACCCACCGAGGAGCGTAATCATGATTACCAACTGGACTATCTCTTTGAAGTGGATGAATGCCTAATGACTTATTACGCATTTGGACTTGGAGAccctactttttttattaaaattacgGCAGAATATGGAGGGGAATGGTCTCGTACATATTATATGTCAGAATATGTTAAAGTGGAATCGCATCATCTTTGGCTGCATAGTCTGTCCAAGGAATGTTTACTTCCAACAGAGATTGATAATAAGCGATTCCATGAAGTTGAGCTTGAAATAGAGACCGGGCGCATGGAGGTGGAGAAAATTGGGCTTCGTGTGGTATAA
- the LOC115973254 gene encoding uncharacterized protein LOC115973254, with protein MLKNLHLFECSKFVNLPENLRNLESLFNLSLRGIAIELLPSSVGRLTALRHLNLSDCENLLCLPESISQLSRITRLNLDGCKRLRWLPDIRSQDCNINVNNCTTLERFPESPKNCPFWCRHFDFCVACVNCFNIQFCVKGLTSGKLVGRLPYVLPVKQIPNGFEKANIRDSSVLASPSFHRCDYSVNMQLPRSGFDELWAILLCVVFVPCEHYNHSHYLIEIKSNKVWFQRIASEYGKIESHHLALSLHYLNFFDLETPGWSIDEKGFHEVEFTSYRERGGGDSRVPFVKQARHHIKDSDDWENTRMMGHGHRL; from the exons ATGCTAAAAAATCTTCATCTTTTTGAATGCTCAAAATTTGTCAACTTGCCAGAGAATCTAAGGAATCTTGAAAGCCTGTTTAATCTTTCTCTAAGAGGAATAGCAATAGAATTGTTGCCATCTTCCGTTGGACGTTTGACTGCCCTTCGGCATTTGAATTTAAGTGATTGCGAAAATCTTTTGTGTCTTCCTGAAAGCATCTCCCAACTCTCTAGAATTACAAGGCTCAACTTGGATGGTTGCAAGAGGCTTCGATGGTTACCAGATATTCGGTCACAAGATTGTAATATAAATGTAAACAACTGTACCACACTGGAGAGATTCCCAGAAAGCCCAAAAAATTGTCCCTTCTGGTGTCGTCACTTTGATTTCTGTGTCGCGTGTGTCAATTGCTTCAATATTCAATTCTGTgtcaag GGACTAACAAGTGGTAAATTAGTGGGGAGATTACCTTACGTTCTTCCTGTAAAACAAATTCCAAATGGATTTGAAAAGGCCAACATACGTGATAGTTCAGTTTTGGCATCTCCAAGTTTCCACAGATGCGATTATTCAGTGAACATGCAATTGCCACGGTCGGGGTTTGATGAGTTGTGGGCAATTCTTTTGTGCGTTGTTTTTGTACCCTGCGAGCATTATAATCACTCACATTATCTGATTGAAATCAAATCGAATAAAGTATGGTTTCAACGTATTGCGTCAGAATATGGTAAAATTGAATCGCATCACCTTGCGCTGAGCCTGCACTATTTGAATTTCTTCGATCTGGAAACCCCTGGCTGGTCTATTGATGAGAAGGGATTCCATGAAGTTGAGTTTACAAGCTACCGGGAGCGTGGAGGTGGAGACAGTAGGGTTCCGTTTGTTAAACAAGCAAGACATCACATCAAAGACTCGGATGATTGGGAGAACACTAGGATGATGGGACATGGGCATAGATTGTGA